One segment of Alistipes finegoldii DSM 17242 DNA contains the following:
- the rnc gene encoding ribonuclease III, with translation MFGFIPNNIELYKLALIHKSASLVLEDGRAINNERLEFLGDAVIEAVTSDYLFIEYPDRDEGFLTQLRSKIVSRQSLNVLAVNIGLDRHVISNGSTSVTQKHIYGDAFEAMIGAVYLDQGYEFVNRLLINRIYFRHLSLDELTESETDFKSRLIEWCQKNRHKIAFRTGYDKEYSANHPVFYSTVLVDGMEVGHGSGDSKKEAEQHAAFSVAQYMSDEQCATLLDRVDRLTQ, from the coding sequence ATGTTCGGGTTCATCCCGAACAACATCGAGCTTTACAAGCTGGCTTTGATTCACAAGTCAGCTTCTTTGGTTTTGGAGGACGGCCGCGCTATCAACAACGAGCGGCTCGAATTTCTGGGCGACGCCGTCATCGAGGCGGTCACCTCCGACTACCTTTTTATCGAGTATCCCGACCGGGACGAGGGTTTCCTTACGCAGCTGCGGTCGAAAATCGTCTCCCGCCAGTCGCTCAACGTGCTGGCCGTGAATATCGGGCTGGACCGTCACGTCATTTCGAACGGCAGCACCAGCGTCACGCAGAAACATATCTACGGCGACGCTTTCGAGGCCATGATCGGCGCGGTCTACCTCGATCAGGGCTATGAATTCGTGAACCGGCTGCTCATCAACCGGATTTATTTCAGACACCTGAGTCTCGACGAGCTGACCGAATCGGAGACCGACTTCAAGAGCCGGCTGATCGAGTGGTGCCAGAAAAACCGTCACAAGATCGCTTTCCGCACCGGTTACGACAAGGAGTATTCGGCGAACCATCCGGTTTTCTACTCCACGGTGCTGGTCGACGGCATGGAGGTCGGCCACGGGTCCGGCGATTCGAAGAAGGAGGCCGAGCAGCATGCGGCTTTCTCGGTGGCGCAGTACATGAGCGACGAGCAGTGCGCCACGCTGCTGGACCGGGTGGACAGGCTGACGCAATAA
- the fabF gene encoding beta-ketoacyl-ACP synthase II, translated as MTERRVVVTGIGTINPLGNNIEEYFSNLEKGVSGAAPITHFDAEKFKTKFACEVKNYDSSLYFDRKEVRKYDLFTQYALIAATQAVEDSGLDLETVDKEQVGVIWSSGIGGIKSFFDECLGWAAGDGTPRFSPFFIPRMISDIAAGFISMKYGFMGPNYCTVSACASSNHGMMDAMNAIRYGKADVMVTGGSEAAVNEPSVGGFNSMQALSTRNDDPTHASRPFDKDRDGFVIGEGAGALIFEEYEHAKARGARIYCEVVGSGCSADAYHFTAPHPEGKGAMKSMRDAIKDAGIKPEDIDYVNVHGTSTPAGDIPELKAVAGVLGDHVYNINISSTKSMTGHLLGAAGAAEALACIFAITHGVVPPTINCENLDPEIDPNLNLTLNKAQKRDVKCALSNTFGFGGHNSSIIFRKL; from the coding sequence ATGACAGAAAGAAGAGTAGTTGTTACGGGCATCGGTACGATCAACCCGCTCGGTAATAATATTGAAGAGTATTTTTCGAATTTGGAGAAGGGAGTCAGCGGTGCCGCACCGATTACTCATTTCGATGCTGAAAAGTTTAAGACGAAGTTTGCTTGTGAAGTAAAGAATTACGATTCGAGCCTCTATTTCGACCGTAAGGAAGTACGCAAGTACGACCTTTTTACACAGTACGCTCTGATCGCGGCCACGCAGGCCGTCGAGGATTCGGGTCTCGATCTGGAGACCGTGGACAAGGAGCAGGTGGGTGTAATATGGAGTTCGGGCATCGGAGGAATCAAATCTTTCTTCGATGAGTGTCTGGGCTGGGCCGCAGGGGATGGAACCCCGCGGTTTAGCCCGTTCTTTATTCCTCGCATGATCTCCGACATCGCGGCCGGTTTCATCTCCATGAAGTACGGCTTCATGGGGCCGAACTACTGCACGGTGTCGGCCTGCGCATCTTCGAACCACGGCATGATGGACGCCATGAACGCCATCCGTTACGGCAAGGCCGACGTGATGGTGACGGGCGGTTCGGAAGCTGCGGTCAACGAGCCGAGTGTCGGCGGTTTCAACTCCATGCAGGCGCTTTCCACGCGCAACGACGATCCCACGCACGCTTCGCGTCCTTTCGACAAGGACCGCGACGGATTCGTGATCGGCGAAGGCGCCGGCGCCCTGATTTTCGAGGAGTACGAGCACGCCAAGGCGCGCGGTGCGAGGATTTACTGCGAAGTCGTCGGCAGCGGCTGTTCGGCCGACGCCTACCACTTCACGGCTCCCCATCCCGAAGGAAAGGGCGCCATGAAATCGATGCGCGACGCCATCAAGGACGCCGGCATCAAACCCGAAGATATTGACTACGTGAACGTTCACGGCACTTCGACTCCCGCGGGCGACATTCCCGAACTGAAGGCTGTCGCCGGCGTGCTGGGCGATCACGTCTACAACATCAATATCTCTTCCACCAAGTCGATGACGGGACACCTGCTGGGTGCCGCCGGAGCCGCCGAGGCGCTGGCCTGCATCTTCGCCATTACGCACGGCGTGGTTCCCCCGACCATCAACTGCGAGAATCTCGATCCGGAGATCGACCCGAACCTGAACCTGACGCTGAACAAGGCGCAGAAGCGCGACGTGAAATGCGCGCTGAGCAATACGTTCGGTTTCGGCGGTCACAACTCCTCGATCATTTTCCGTAAACTCTAA
- a CDS encoding acyl carrier protein, whose translation MSEVQSKVVEIIVDKLGVKESEVVPEASFTNHLGADSLDTVELIMEFEKAFDIQIPDEDAEKIATVGDAINYIEEHKK comes from the coding sequence ATGTCAGAAGTTCAATCAAAAGTTGTCGAAATCATTGTCGACAAACTGGGTGTTAAGGAGTCGGAGGTAGTGCCCGAAGCAAGCTTTACCAACCACTTGGGTGCAGACTCGCTCGACACCGTGGAGCTGATCATGGAATTCGAGAAGGCTTTCGATATCCAGATTCCGGACGAGGACGCTGAGAAGATCGCTACCGTAGGTGACGCGATCAACTATATCGAGGAGCACAAGAAATAA
- the pepE gene encoding dipeptidase PepE, which translates to MKLLLISNSTNAGEEYLRYPLPEIGRFLQGVREIVFVPYAAVTFSYAEYEKKVQARFSELGIRVRSVHRAKDPARMIREAEAVCVGGGNTFALAKKMQEQGLMTAILRKIKAGTPYVGWSAGSNVACPTICTTNDMPIVEPESFRAIGAVKFQINPHYLDANPEGHAGETREQRILEYIEANPRRWVAGLREGCMLRYEEGKLELIGKRPMRMFRKGTETFEIEPGGDLSFLL; encoded by the coding sequence ATGAAACTGCTTCTGATCTCTAATTCGACCAATGCCGGGGAGGAATATCTCCGTTATCCGCTGCCGGAAATAGGCCGGTTTCTTCAGGGCGTGCGCGAAATAGTCTTCGTTCCCTACGCCGCCGTGACTTTCTCGTACGCCGAGTACGAAAAGAAGGTGCAGGCGCGCTTCTCGGAGCTGGGCATCCGCGTGCGTTCGGTCCACCGCGCCAAGGATCCGGCGCGCATGATCCGCGAGGCCGAAGCCGTGTGCGTAGGCGGGGGCAACACCTTCGCACTGGCAAAAAAGATGCAGGAGCAGGGGCTTATGACGGCCATTCTGCGTAAAATCAAAGCCGGAACGCCCTATGTAGGGTGGTCCGCAGGCAGCAACGTCGCCTGTCCGACCATCTGCACAACAAACGACATGCCCATCGTGGAACCCGAATCGTTCAGGGCCATCGGCGCCGTGAAATTCCAGATCAACCCCCACTACCTCGACGCCAATCCCGAAGGACATGCGGGCGAGACGCGCGAACAGCGCATACTCGAATACATCGAAGCCAACCCGCGCCGCTGGGTGGCCGGACTGCGCGAAGGCTGCATGCTCCGCTACGAGGAGGGCAAACTGGAACTGATCGGAAAACGCCCGATGCGCATGTTCCGCAAAGGCACGGAAACTTTCGAAATCGAACCGGGCGGCGACCTGTCGTTCCTGCTCTGA